From Deinococcota bacterium, a single genomic window includes:
- the pdxH gene encoding pyridoxamine 5'-phosphate oxidase codes for MTLADLRKDYRLKRLHEGDLEQDPTDQFKAWLDEALGAQVLEPNAMTLATVSAAGRPSARTILLKGLDEAGFVFHTNYQSRKAAELEANPYAALVFTWLELERQVRVEGAVSKISREASEAYFRNRPRGSQLGAWVSRQSSVIAGYEVLEEALAALERRFPDEVPLPPFWGGYRLKPDAVEFWQGRPNRLHDRLRYERQDEGWEIRRLAP; via the coding sequence ATGACCCTGGCCGACCTGCGCAAAGACTACCGCCTCAAGAGGCTCCACGAGGGCGACCTCGAGCAAGACCCTACCGACCAGTTCAAGGCATGGCTGGACGAGGCACTGGGGGCCCAGGTGCTCGAGCCCAACGCCATGACCCTGGCGACCGTGAGCGCCGCCGGCCGCCCCTCGGCGCGCACCATCTTGCTGAAGGGCCTGGACGAAGCCGGCTTCGTCTTCCATACCAACTACCAGAGCCGCAAGGCCGCCGAGCTGGAGGCCAACCCCTACGCCGCCTTGGTCTTCACCTGGCTCGAGCTCGAGCGCCAGGTGCGCGTCGAGGGTGCGGTGAGCAAAATTTCCCGCGAAGCCTCCGAGGCTTACTTCAGGAACAGGCCGCGGGGCAGCCAGCTGGGCGCCTGGGTGTCACGGCAGAGCAGCGTCATCGCGGGCTACGAGGTCTTGGAGGAGGCGCTGGCGGCGCTCGAGAGGCGTTTTCCCGACGAGGTGCCGCTGCCGCCCTTCTGGGGCGGTTACCGGCTGAAGCCCGACGCCGTGGAGTTCTGGCAGGGCCGGCCCAACCGCCTCCACGACCGCCTCCGCTACGAGCGGCAGGATGAGGGCTGGGAGATCCGGCGGCTCGCACCCTAA